In one window of Nocardiopsis aegyptia DNA:
- a CDS encoding F0F1 ATP synthase subunit gamma, protein MGAQLRVYRRRIRSTKSMAKITRAMELIATTRITKAQRAAEAAGPYAREITRAVSALAGRVTDHPLLTESENPTRAAVLVITSDKGLAGAFSTNALKEADSLSQLLREEGKEVVTYMVGRKGVGFYKFRDRPVEAAWEGFTERPTYAHAQEIGAALMEKFAMDSADGGVDEIHVVSTEFVSMLTQRAQAVRALPLEVYPVPLEELKAMHGGEALPLYEFEPSAEEALEQLLPQYVTNRIYFALLESSASQQASRRAAMKAATDNAEELAKNLTRLANQARQAEITNEISEIVGGADALSAASAGSE, encoded by the coding sequence ATGGGTGCACAGCTTCGCGTCTATCGCCGGAGGATCCGCTCGACGAAGTCGATGGCGAAGATCACCCGCGCGATGGAGCTCATCGCCACGACGCGCATCACCAAGGCGCAGCGTGCGGCTGAGGCTGCCGGACCCTACGCGCGGGAGATCACGCGGGCGGTCTCCGCTCTGGCCGGCAGGGTGACCGATCACCCGCTGCTGACCGAGTCGGAGAACCCGACCCGCGCGGCCGTCCTGGTCATCACCAGCGACAAGGGTCTGGCCGGGGCCTTCTCGACCAACGCCCTCAAGGAGGCGGACTCCCTCAGCCAGCTCCTCCGGGAGGAGGGCAAGGAGGTCGTCACCTACATGGTGGGCCGCAAGGGAGTGGGCTTCTACAAGTTCCGCGACCGTCCGGTCGAGGCGGCCTGGGAGGGCTTCACCGAGCGTCCGACCTACGCGCACGCGCAGGAGATCGGTGCCGCCCTCATGGAGAAGTTCGCCATGGACAGCGCCGACGGCGGAGTCGACGAGATCCACGTGGTCTCGACGGAGTTCGTCTCGATGCTGACCCAGCGGGCGCAGGCCGTTCGTGCCCTGCCGCTGGAGGTCTACCCGGTGCCGCTGGAGGAGCTCAAGGCCATGCACGGGGGCGAGGCCCTGCCGCTGTACGAGTTCGAGCCCTCCGCGGAGGAGGCCCTGGAACAGCTGCTGCCGCAGTACGTCACCAACAGGATCTACTTCGCCCTCCTCGAGTCCTCCGCCTCCCAGCAGGCGTCCCGTCGCGCGGCCATGAAGGCCGCGACCGACAACGCCGAGGAACTCGCCAAGAACCTGACCCGCCTCGCCAACCAGGCGCGTCAGGCCGAGATCACCAACGAGATCAGTGAGATTGTCGGCGGTGCCGACGCGCTCTCTGCAGCCAGCGCGGGAAGTGAGTAA
- a CDS encoding cob(I)yrinic acid a,c-diamide adenosyltransferase, translating into MTKRDTDKPVVLSKIYTRTGDAGTTALADMSRTSKNDTRLVGYADTEEANAAIGLVLTLGDVPDDVRTLLGRIQNELFDLGADLSTPITPDPAYPPLRVEPEYVARLEEACDAYNADLPTLRSFLLPGGSPTVALLHTARIVVRRAERAVWAAIEEHGDTVNPLTAQYLNRLSDLLFILGRYVAGDGDEVLWKPGGER; encoded by the coding sequence ATGACCAAAAGGGACACGGACAAGCCGGTCGTACTGTCGAAGATCTACACGCGGACGGGCGACGCGGGGACCACGGCGCTCGCCGACATGAGCCGGACGAGCAAGAACGACACGCGCCTCGTGGGCTACGCCGACACGGAGGAGGCCAACGCGGCCATCGGTCTCGTGCTGACTCTCGGTGACGTCCCCGACGACGTCCGGACGCTGCTCGGCCGCATCCAGAACGAGCTCTTCGACCTGGGCGCGGACCTGTCGACACCGATCACGCCCGACCCGGCCTACCCGCCGCTGCGGGTGGAGCCGGAGTACGTCGCACGCCTGGAGGAGGCCTGCGACGCCTACAACGCCGACCTGCCGACCCTGCGCAGCTTCCTGCTGCCCGGGGGCTCCCCCACCGTGGCGCTGCTGCACACGGCGCGGATCGTGGTCCGGCGGGCCGAGCGGGCGGTGTGGGCGGCGATCGAGGAGCACGGCGACACGGTCAACCCGCTCACCGCGCAGTACCTCAACCGGCTGTCGGACCTGCTCTTCATCCTCGGCCGGTACGTCGCCGGCGACGGCGACGAGGTCCTGTGGAAGCCCGGCGGGGAGCGGTAG
- the atpD gene encoding F0F1 ATP synthase subunit beta, whose amino-acid sequence MTATVEGTAGAGTATGRIARVTGPVVDVEFPVGSLPAMYNALHTDVSIGGKTKTVTLEVAQHLGDNLVRAISLAPQDGMVRGAEVRDTGAPISVPVGDVVKGHVFNTLGESMDVPSSELGATEYWPIHRKAPSFDELESKTEMLVTGIKVIDLLTPYVRGGKIGLFGGAGVGKTVLIQEMITRIARNFGGVSVFAGVGERTREGTDLFLEMDEMGVLPDTALVFGQMDEPPGTRLRVALSALTMAEYFRDVQKQDVLLFIDNIFRFTQAGMEVSTLLGRMPSAVGYQPNLADEMGQLQERITSTRGHSITSMQAIYVPADDYTDPAPATTFAHLDATTELSRPISQKGIYPAVDPLASTSRILDPQYVGEEHYQVAQRVKEILQRNKDLQDQIAILGMDELSEEDKIVVNRARRLERFLSQNMFVAEKFTGTPGVFVPLEETISSFKAVCDGEYDHLPEQAFLDVGNIDMVVEKAKKLQGE is encoded by the coding sequence GTGACTGCGACTGTTGAAGGGACGGCCGGGGCTGGCACCGCCACCGGCCGGATCGCCCGAGTCACGGGCCCGGTCGTCGACGTGGAGTTCCCCGTCGGCTCCCTGCCTGCCATGTACAACGCCCTGCACACCGACGTGAGCATCGGCGGCAAGACCAAGACCGTCACCCTCGAGGTCGCCCAGCACCTCGGTGACAACCTGGTCCGCGCCATCTCCCTGGCGCCCCAGGACGGCATGGTCCGCGGCGCCGAGGTGCGCGACACCGGCGCGCCGATCAGCGTGCCCGTCGGCGACGTCGTCAAGGGCCACGTGTTCAACACCCTGGGCGAGTCCATGGACGTGCCCTCCTCGGAGCTGGGTGCGACCGAGTACTGGCCGATCCACCGCAAGGCCCCGTCCTTCGACGAGCTCGAGTCCAAGACCGAGATGCTCGTCACGGGCATCAAGGTGATCGACCTCCTCACGCCGTACGTGCGTGGCGGCAAGATCGGTCTGTTCGGTGGTGCCGGTGTCGGCAAGACGGTGCTCATCCAGGAGATGATCACCCGTATCGCCCGCAACTTCGGTGGTGTGTCCGTGTTCGCCGGTGTCGGTGAGCGCACCCGTGAGGGTACGGACCTCTTCCTGGAGATGGACGAGATGGGCGTCCTCCCGGACACCGCGCTCGTCTTCGGCCAGATGGACGAGCCCCCGGGCACCCGTCTGCGGGTGGCGCTGTCGGCTCTGACGATGGCGGAGTACTTCCGCGACGTCCAGAAGCAGGACGTGCTGCTGTTCATCGACAACATCTTCCGTTTCACCCAGGCCGGTATGGAGGTCTCCACGCTGCTGGGCCGTATGCCCTCGGCCGTGGGCTACCAGCCCAACCTGGCGGACGAGATGGGTCAGCTGCAGGAGCGGATCACCTCGACGCGCGGCCACTCGATCACCTCGATGCAGGCGATCTACGTCCCCGCGGACGACTACACCGACCCCGCTCCGGCGACCACCTTCGCCCACCTGGACGCGACGACCGAGCTCTCCCGCCCGATCTCGCAGAAGGGCATCTACCCGGCGGTGGACCCGCTGGCCTCCACCTCCCGCATCCTGGACCCGCAGTACGTGGGCGAGGAGCACTACCAGGTGGCCCAGCGGGTGAAGGAGATCCTGCAGCGCAACAAGGACCTGCAGGACCAGATCGCCATCCTCGGTATGGACGAGCTGTCCGAAGAGGACAAGATCGTCGTCAACCGGGCGCGGCGCCTGGAGCGCTTCCTGTCGCAGAACATGTTCGTGGCGGAGAAGTTCACCGGCACCCCGGGCGTGTTCGTGCCGCTGGAGGAGACCATCTCCTCCTTCAAGGCGGTCTGCGACGGTGAGTACGACCACCTGCCCGAGCAGGCCTTCCTCGACGTCGGCAACATCGACATGGTCGTCGAGAAGGCGAAGAAGCTGCAGGGCGAATAG
- the atpA gene encoding F0F1 ATP synthase subunit alpha, translating to MAELTIRPDEIRDALQRFVQSYEPDATRAEEVGTVTYSGDGIARVGGLPSAMANELLKFEDGTLGLAQNLEVGEIGVVVLGDFTSIEEGQKVRRTGQLLSVPVGDNFLGRVVDPLGAPIDGKGEIETTERRELELQAATVMERQPVHEPLQTGIKAIDTMTPIGRGQRQLLIGDRQTGKTAVGIDAIINQKANWESGDPDKQVRCIYVAIGQKGSTIAGVRGALEEAGAMEYTTIVASPASDPAGFKYLSPYTGSALGQHWMYEGKHVLIVFDDLTKQAEAYRAVSLLLRRPPGREAYPGDVFYLHSRLLERCAKLSDELGKGSMTALPIIETKAGDVSAYIPTNVISITDGQVFLDSDLFNQGQRPAIDVGVSVSRVGGAAQTKATKGVSGTLRLGLAQYRELEAFSAFGSDLDAVSKQQLERGARMMELLKQGQYSPFSMEKTVVSIWAGNTGKIDEVPVEDVRRFEEDFLSYLEREHKGILDNIRESGKFEKETQQALESAIEKFKQSFQTSAGSLLGTEAEAEALDKDEVGQETIKVAKGGK from the coding sequence ATGGCGGAGCTGACGATCCGGCCGGACGAGATCCGGGACGCGCTACAGCGCTTCGTCCAGTCGTACGAGCCTGATGCCACCCGCGCGGAAGAGGTCGGAACCGTCACCTACTCCGGTGACGGCATCGCCCGCGTCGGTGGCCTTCCCTCGGCGATGGCGAACGAGCTGCTGAAGTTCGAGGACGGCACACTGGGCCTGGCCCAGAACCTTGAGGTCGGCGAGATCGGTGTCGTGGTGCTGGGTGACTTCACCAGCATCGAGGAGGGCCAGAAGGTGCGCCGCACCGGACAGCTCCTCTCGGTGCCGGTGGGTGACAACTTCCTCGGCCGCGTGGTGGACCCCCTGGGTGCCCCCATCGACGGCAAGGGTGAGATCGAGACGACCGAGCGCCGCGAGCTGGAGCTCCAGGCCGCGACGGTGATGGAGCGGCAGCCGGTCCACGAGCCGCTGCAGACCGGCATCAAGGCGATCGACACCATGACCCCGATCGGCCGCGGCCAGCGCCAGCTGCTGATCGGTGACCGGCAGACCGGTAAGACCGCGGTCGGTATCGACGCGATCATCAACCAGAAGGCCAACTGGGAGTCGGGCGACCCCGACAAGCAGGTGCGCTGCATCTACGTCGCGATCGGCCAGAAGGGCTCCACCATCGCCGGCGTGCGCGGTGCGCTCGAAGAGGCCGGCGCGATGGAGTACACCACCATCGTCGCCTCGCCCGCTTCGGACCCCGCGGGCTTCAAGTACCTGTCCCCGTACACCGGTTCGGCCCTGGGCCAGCACTGGATGTACGAGGGCAAGCACGTCCTCATCGTCTTCGACGACCTGACCAAGCAGGCCGAGGCCTACCGCGCGGTCTCCCTGCTGCTGCGCCGCCCGCCGGGGCGCGAGGCCTACCCGGGTGACGTGTTCTACCTGCACTCCCGGCTCCTGGAGCGCTGTGCCAAGCTCTCCGACGAGCTGGGCAAGGGCTCGATGACGGCGCTGCCGATCATCGAGACGAAGGCGGGCGACGTCTCCGCCTACATCCCCACCAACGTCATCTCCATCACCGACGGCCAGGTCTTCCTGGACTCGGACCTGTTCAACCAGGGCCAGCGTCCGGCGATCGACGTCGGTGTGTCGGTCTCCCGTGTCGGTGGCGCGGCCCAGACCAAGGCCACCAAGGGTGTCTCCGGCACGCTGCGCCTGGGTCTGGCCCAGTACCGCGAGCTGGAGGCGTTCTCCGCCTTCGGTTCCGACCTGGACGCGGTCTCCAAGCAGCAGCTGGAGCGCGGCGCCCGGATGATGGAGCTGCTCAAGCAGGGCCAGTACTCGCCCTTCTCCATGGAGAAGACGGTCGTGTCGATCTGGGCCGGCAACACGGGCAAGATCGACGAGGTCCCGGTGGAGGACGTGCGCCGCTTCGAGGAGGACTTCCTGTCCTACCTGGAGCGCGAGCACAAGGGCATTCTCGACAACATCCGCGAGAGCGGGAAGTTCGAGAAGGAGACCCAGCAGGCCCTCGAGAGCGCCATCGAGAAGTTCAAGCAGAGCTTCCAGACCTCCGCCGGCAGCCTTCTGGGCACCGAGGCCGAGGCCGAGGCGCTCGACAAGGACGAGGTCGGCCAGGAGACCATCAAGGTCGCCAAGGGCGGGAAGTAA
- a CDS encoding DUF2550 domain-containing protein gives MDRLLPGTTWFDATQWAFLALLLVLLAVVLAAFVRRAVLKRRGGAVECYLRAPEERGRRGAWRIGFGRYGTENLGWFPLFSLRPRPTAMLSRRGLVVVGRRSPDAADLSYLPADVTVLQVGWASVGDSDPEDVSFEIAMNDSTLTGFLSWMESMPPGTRWEA, from the coding sequence ATGGATCGACTGCTGCCTGGCACGACGTGGTTCGACGCCACGCAGTGGGCGTTCCTCGCCCTGCTCCTCGTCCTTCTCGCGGTGGTCCTCGCCGCCTTCGTACGCCGCGCCGTGCTCAAACGGCGCGGCGGTGCGGTGGAGTGTTACCTGCGTGCCCCCGAGGAGAGGGGACGCCGGGGGGCGTGGCGGATCGGCTTCGGCCGGTACGGCACGGAGAACCTCGGCTGGTTCCCCCTCTTCTCGCTCAGACCGCGGCCGACAGCGATGCTGTCGCGCCGCGGTCTCGTCGTTGTGGGGCGCCGTTCCCCCGACGCCGCCGACCTGTCCTACCTGCCGGCCGACGTCACCGTGCTCCAGGTGGGCTGGGCGTCCGTCGGCGACAGCGACCCCGAGGACGTGTCGTTCGAGATCGCGATGAACGACAGCACGCTCACCGGGTTCCTGTCCTGGATGGAGTCGATGCCCCCGGGCACCCGCTGGGAGGCCTAG
- a CDS encoding F0F1 ATP synthase subunit epsilon yields the protein MSKKLFVEIVSPEREIWAGEGDMVIAKTVDGEIGVQPGHVPVLAVLAHDAVVRVLGARETGEVVAAAHSGFVSVSGEGRVSILAETAELAEDIDVDRARTALTSASEGGDDIALGRARSRLRAAGEEVA from the coding sequence GTGTCGAAGAAGCTTTTCGTCGAGATCGTCTCGCCCGAACGTGAGATTTGGGCGGGCGAGGGCGACATGGTCATCGCGAAGACCGTCGATGGTGAGATCGGTGTCCAGCCCGGGCACGTCCCCGTGCTCGCGGTGCTGGCGCACGACGCGGTCGTTCGCGTCCTCGGGGCTCGGGAGACCGGTGAGGTCGTGGCGGCCGCGCACAGCGGGTTCGTCTCCGTCTCCGGTGAGGGTCGGGTCTCGATTCTCGCCGAGACCGCCGAGCTGGCCGAGGACATCGACGTGGACCGTGCGCGTACGGCGCTGACGTCCGCGTCCGAGGGCGGCGACGACATCGCCCTGGGGCGCGCCCGCAGCCGCCTGCGCGCCGCCGGCGAGGAAGTCGCCTGA
- the atpB gene encoding F0F1 ATP synthase subunit A gives MGADVSVVAASESSCKIFGDGCGFEAPTVSLFFPTPWLDFGLPGTSGLNKYYLVAVVALLVAAAFWYFTTRKAKVVPGRGQSVAELLVTFLRDQVTRTAIGKEGDKYLPLMVTLFIFIFSMNIMGLIPGLQLPVTSNLAFPAVLALLIFLLWNIVGIRRHGAGGHFKARLVPGGVPTWILPLVIPIEALSNFIIRPATHMIRLFATMFAGHLLLALFAAAGFYMFNPLSEMGAGYGALSVGYSAMALLGFLVFTAFELFIMAVQAYVFVLLSSIYLGEALEGAH, from the coding sequence GTGGGTGCTGACGTGAGCGTCGTCGCGGCGTCCGAATCAAGCTGCAAGATTTTCGGCGACGGTTGTGGTTTCGAGGCTCCGACTGTCAGCCTCTTCTTCCCCACTCCGTGGCTCGACTTCGGCCTGCCCGGTACCTCCGGCCTCAACAAGTACTACCTGGTCGCGGTCGTCGCACTGCTGGTCGCCGCCGCGTTCTGGTACTTCACCACGCGCAAGGCCAAGGTCGTCCCCGGCCGAGGTCAGAGCGTGGCCGAACTCCTGGTCACCTTCCTGCGGGACCAGGTCACCCGGACCGCCATCGGCAAGGAGGGGGACAAGTACCTCCCGCTGATGGTGACCCTGTTCATCTTCATCTTCTCGATGAACATCATGGGTCTCATCCCCGGCCTCCAGCTGCCGGTGACCTCCAACCTGGCCTTCCCCGCGGTCCTGGCCCTGTTGATCTTCCTGCTCTGGAACATCGTGGGCATCCGCCGCCACGGTGCGGGCGGGCACTTCAAGGCCCGGCTGGTGCCCGGTGGTGTCCCCACGTGGATCCTGCCCCTGGTCATTCCGATCGAGGCGCTGTCGAACTTCATCATTCGGCCCGCCACGCACATGATCCGTCTGTTCGCGACCATGTTCGCCGGGCACCTGCTGCTCGCGCTGTTCGCCGCGGCCGGCTTCTACATGTTCAACCCTCTCTCCGAGATGGGCGCAGGCTACGGCGCGCTCTCGGTCGGCTACTCCGCCATGGCGCTGCTCGGCTTCCTGGTCTTCACCGCCTTCGAGCTGTTCATCATGGCGGTCCAGGCCTACGTCTTCGTTCTCCTGTCCTCCATCTACCTGGGTGAGGCCCTGGAGGGCGCGCACTAG
- the atpE gene encoding ATP synthase F0 subunit C: protein MEITGSLNTIGYGLAAIGPGIGVGLVFGLGVQAIARQPEARGILQGQMIFGFAVIEALAILGFVLAFAR from the coding sequence ATGGAAATCACCGGCAGCCTGAACACCATCGGTTACGGTCTCGCCGCCATCGGCCCCGGCATCGGCGTCGGTCTGGTCTTCGGTCTCGGCGTGCAGGCCATCGCCCGCCAGCCCGAGGCTCGCGGCATCCTGCAGGGCCAGATGATCTTCGGCTTCGCCGTCATCGAGGCCCTTGCCATTCTGGGCTTCGTTCTCGCCTTCGCGCGCTAA
- a CDS encoding F0F1 ATP synthase subunit delta, which produces MRGISRSSLAEVTRRLDENVLASADAGQYAVSLGGELFEVVALLSGEHSLRRWLADQSNPVEQKTALAGELLEQKVSPSTVIVVNDIVQQDWSTPRDMVDAVERMAVYATVASLGGTRLDELEDELFRFQRILAAEPALRAALTRDGVSAGQLNTLVENLLSGKVNSATLTLVSEAVTRPRGRTLEQALEHFGRLVSERAQRYVAVVRSAQVLTEAQQTRLKDVLTRKYGREIHLNIDVVPELLGGLSIQVGDEVIDDTIAGRIAEVQRRLAG; this is translated from the coding sequence ATGCGTGGTATCAGCCGTTCCTCCCTGGCCGAGGTGACCCGGCGCCTGGACGAGAACGTCCTGGCGTCGGCGGACGCCGGCCAGTACGCGGTCTCCCTCGGCGGCGAGCTCTTCGAGGTCGTCGCCCTGCTGAGCGGCGAGCACTCCCTCCGCCGCTGGCTGGCCGACCAGTCCAACCCCGTCGAGCAGAAGACCGCTCTGGCCGGGGAACTGCTGGAGCAGAAGGTGTCGCCGTCCACGGTCATCGTGGTCAACGACATCGTCCAGCAGGACTGGTCGACCCCGCGTGACATGGTCGACGCGGTCGAGCGGATGGCGGTCTACGCGACCGTCGCCTCGCTCGGCGGCACGCGCCTGGACGAGCTCGAGGACGAGCTGTTCCGCTTCCAGCGGATCCTCGCCGCCGAGCCCGCGCTGCGTGCGGCCCTCACCCGGGACGGCGTGTCCGCGGGGCAGCTCAACACCCTGGTGGAGAACCTCCTCTCGGGCAAGGTGAACTCCGCGACGCTGACCCTGGTCAGCGAGGCGGTCACCCGTCCGCGGGGTCGTACCCTGGAACAGGCGCTCGAGCACTTCGGCCGCCTGGTGTCCGAGCGGGCCCAGCGGTACGTCGCGGTGGTCCGCAGCGCACAGGTGCTGACCGAGGCGCAGCAGACACGTCTGAAGGACGTCCTGACCCGCAAGTACGGTCGTGAGATCCACCTGAACATCGACGTCGTCCCCGAGCTCCTGGGCGGTCTCTCCATCCAGGTGGGTGACGAGGTCATCGACGACACCATCGCCGGGCGCATCGCTGAGGTCCAGCGCCGTCTGGCTGGCTGA
- a CDS encoding AtpZ/AtpI family protein, whose product MNEHRSAKDAASDTEPSSANGITLVSYLLGGLAFWGGVGWVADHFLGFSALFLPIGLGVGLVGAIYLIYAQHVRS is encoded by the coding sequence ATGAACGAGCACCGAAGCGCGAAGGACGCCGCTTCCGACACGGAGCCGTCGAGCGCCAACGGAATCACTCTCGTCTCGTATCTGCTGGGAGGCCTCGCCTTCTGGGGCGGCGTGGGCTGGGTCGCGGATCACTTCCTGGGATTCTCCGCCCTGTTCCTGCCCATCGGTCTGGGCGTCGGCCTGGTCGGGGCGATCTACCTCATCTACGCCCAGCACGTCCGGTCCTGA
- a CDS encoding F0F1 ATP synthase subunit B: MYLAAEHENVLRIHWDEFTFGLIAFLVILGVVYKMWPRLTKALDERADQIEGGIARAQKAEAEADEIRQQYREKLEEAHREYAQELEKAKEQRAAIIAEARDEAQVEARRIIEAAQAQIEADRQQAVVQLRSEIGALSTELATRIVGETLSDDAARSRVVDRFLEELEQSESAQQAEVR; encoded by the coding sequence ATGTATTTGGCAGCTGAACACGAGAACGTCCTGCGTATTCACTGGGACGAGTTCACCTTCGGTCTCATCGCCTTCCTGGTCATCCTCGGTGTCGTCTACAAGATGTGGCCGAGGCTGACCAAGGCGCTTGACGAGCGTGCCGACCAGATCGAGGGTGGCATCGCCCGCGCTCAGAAGGCGGAGGCCGAGGCGGACGAGATCCGTCAGCAGTACCGGGAGAAGCTCGAAGAGGCGCACCGCGAGTACGCCCAGGAGCTGGAGAAGGCCAAGGAGCAGCGCGCGGCGATCATCGCCGAGGCTCGCGACGAGGCCCAGGTCGAGGCGCGTCGGATCATCGAGGCCGCCCAAGCCCAGATCGAGGCCGACCGTCAGCAGGCCGTCGTCCAGCTCCGCAGCGAGATCGGTGCCCTGTCCACCGAGCTCGCGACGCGCATCGTCGGTGAGACGCTGAGCGACGACGCAGCCCGTTCGCGCGTGGTGGACCGGTTCCTGGAGGAACTGGAGCAGAGCGAGAGCGCGCAGCAAGCCGAGGTGCGCTGA
- a CDS encoding MTH1187 family thiamine-binding protein, which yields MIVAFSVSPLGSGESVAPAVARAVKVVRDSGLPHETTSMFTSVEGEWDEVMDVVKRAVAAAGEGSSRVSLTLKADIREGVTDGLRSKVEDLERELDALE from the coding sequence ATGATCGTCGCGTTCTCTGTGTCCCCACTCGGTTCCGGTGAGTCCGTCGCCCCCGCCGTCGCACGCGCGGTGAAGGTCGTGCGGGACAGCGGACTGCCCCACGAGACCACCTCCATGTTCACCAGTGTCGAGGGTGAGTGGGACGAGGTCATGGACGTCGTCAAGCGCGCGGTGGCGGCCGCGGGGGAGGGCTCCTCCCGGGTGTCGCTGACCCTCAAGGCCGACATCCGCGAGGGCGTCACCGACGGCCTGCGGAGCAAGGTCGAGGACCTCGAACGCGAACTGGACGCCCTGGAGTAG
- a CDS encoding M20/M25/M40 family metallo-hydrolase gives MRPISRRAASPRPSASTRRRGTAATAGLAAAIVAAGTLAASPAQADPGPPGHAGPPDHSNAPEHAGPPRGDEDALPDLVTAEAIEEHLENLSTIARYNGGNRASATPGYDVAAQYVEDQLERAGYEPYRHEYEYLDWREHSDAVLAMTAPRGHDFEPGVDFATMSYSAAGDVSAAGVLVRTEAADSGCSPEHFEGFPEGAIAVTMRGSCSFAQKTQNAADAGAAAAVVINNVEGLLQGTVSEPSDIPVVGMSQQAGNRLLEAGEGLELRVAVDSTAETSTSYSVLAETPGGRDDNVVVVGGHLDSVEDGPGINDNGSGTAFVLETAIQLAEQADPNNKVRFAFWGTEESGLVGSTRYVESLTEQQVDDIALYLNFDMVGSHNYARFVLDGRGELPDSSAAPSGSGAIAQVFEEYFEEQGQVSEPGVLSGRSDYRPFMLAGIPAGGLFSGADGTKTEAQVEWYGGTAGEQFDPYYHTAEDTLDKVNTDALDELSAAGAHGVEFFADNTLPVNGVAPLSSPMVSFDRVGDELVR, from the coding sequence TTGCGCCCCATCAGTCGACGTGCAGCTTCTCCCAGACCGAGCGCCTCCACCCGTCGGCGCGGGACGGCGGCCACCGCCGGACTCGCCGCCGCCATCGTCGCCGCCGGGACGCTCGCCGCGTCCCCGGCCCAGGCCGACCCGGGCCCGCCCGGGCACGCGGGGCCGCCGGACCACTCCAACGCCCCTGAGCACGCCGGTCCGCCGCGCGGCGACGAGGACGCGCTCCCCGACCTGGTGACCGCCGAGGCGATCGAGGAGCACCTGGAGAACCTCAGCACCATCGCGCGCTACAACGGCGGCAACCGCGCCTCGGCCACCCCGGGGTACGACGTGGCCGCCCAGTACGTCGAGGACCAGCTCGAACGGGCCGGATACGAGCCCTACCGCCACGAGTACGAGTACCTCGACTGGCGGGAGCACTCCGACGCCGTCCTGGCCATGACGGCTCCGCGTGGCCACGACTTCGAGCCCGGCGTCGACTTCGCCACCATGAGCTACTCGGCGGCGGGCGACGTGAGCGCCGCGGGCGTGCTGGTGCGGACCGAGGCCGCGGACAGCGGGTGCTCCCCCGAGCACTTCGAGGGCTTCCCCGAGGGCGCGATCGCGGTCACCATGCGCGGCTCCTGCTCGTTCGCCCAGAAGACCCAGAACGCGGCCGACGCGGGTGCCGCCGCCGCCGTGGTGATCAACAACGTGGAGGGGCTCCTGCAGGGCACGGTCTCCGAGCCCTCGGACATCCCCGTCGTGGGCATGTCGCAGCAGGCGGGCAACCGTCTGCTGGAGGCGGGCGAGGGCCTGGAGCTGCGGGTCGCGGTCGACTCCACCGCCGAGACCAGCACCTCCTACAGCGTGCTGGCCGAGACGCCGGGCGGACGGGACGACAACGTCGTGGTCGTCGGCGGCCACCTCGACAGTGTCGAGGACGGCCCGGGGATCAACGACAACGGCAGCGGGACCGCGTTCGTGCTGGAGACCGCGATCCAGCTGGCCGAGCAGGCGGACCCGAACAACAAGGTGCGGTTCGCCTTCTGGGGCACCGAGGAGAGCGGCCTGGTGGGCTCGACCCGCTACGTCGAGAGCCTCACCGAGCAGCAGGTCGACGACATCGCGCTGTACCTGAACTTCGACATGGTCGGCTCGCACAACTACGCGCGCTTCGTTCTGGACGGCCGCGGTGAGCTGCCCGACTCCAGCGCGGCGCCCTCGGGCTCGGGCGCCATCGCCCAGGTCTTCGAGGAGTACTTCGAGGAGCAGGGGCAGGTCAGCGAGCCGGGCGTGCTGAGCGGCCGCAGCGACTACCGGCCGTTCATGCTCGCCGGGATCCCGGCCGGCGGCCTGTTCAGCGGCGCCGACGGCACCAAGACCGAGGCGCAGGTCGAGTGGTACGGCGGCACGGCCGGTGAGCAGTTCGACCCGTACTACCACACGGCCGAGGACACGCTGGACAAGGTCAACACGGACGCGCTCGACGAGCTGTCCGCGGCCGGCGCCCACGGTGTGGAGTTCTTCGCGGACAACACCCTGCCGGTGAACGGCGTGGCACCTCTGTCGAGCCCGATGGTCTCCTTCGACCGGGTCGGCGACGAACTGGTCCGCTAG